A single Pan troglodytes isolate AG18354 chromosome 19, NHGRI_mPanTro3-v2.0_pri, whole genome shotgun sequence DNA region contains:
- the LOC737022 gene encoding large ribosomal subunit protein eL42-like: protein MVNVPKTRRTFCKKCGKHQPHKVTQCKSKDSLYAQGKRRYDRKQSGYGGQRRPIFLKKAKTTKKTVLRPECVEPNCRSKRMLVIQRCKHFEPGGDKKRKGQEIQF, encoded by the coding sequence ATGGTCAACGTACCTAAAACCCGAAGAACCTTCTGTAAGAAGTGTGGCAAGCATCAGCCTCACAAAGTGACACAGTGTAAGAGCAAGGATTCCTTGTATGCCCAGGGAAAGAGGCGCTATGATCGGAAGCAGAGTGGCTATGGTGGGCAGAGAAGGCCAATTTTCCTGAAGAAGGCTAAGACCACAAAGAAGACTGTGCTAAGGCCAGAATGTGTTGAGCCTAACTGCAGATCCAAGAGGATGCTGGTCATTCAGAGATGTAAGCATTTTGAACCGGGAGGAGATAAGAAGAGAAAGGGCCAAGAGATCCAGTTCTAA